Proteins from one Ranitomeya variabilis isolate aRanVar5 chromosome 1, aRanVar5.hap1, whole genome shotgun sequence genomic window:
- the LOC143796079 gene encoding uncharacterized protein LOC143796079, whose translation MLPIRLRKRRGIDVDTLIQEVQNREPLWNMADRRHADQFITRRLWEEVCGAVLENWEELDAGAQDLARNRVIVRWRSLRDRFKREFNKEMQALSGSRGRRSRYKYARALSFLRSTLLSRSTVCSTREPASELHPSGAISQESTTGDHVERPDPSVSVPSLLFDPSAPSTSAGAAGQTLSHEAAGDVEFPLPHPSDTAATSRTPLGSGRQRQRGQERSYVPEFLHLNAAFQNAMKLLGEQTSVGTMYFVKIGAGLTARGFFLSVALTSQSESIWKAIPYEKLPRNLRFPTMVSITHFRGEHKQALTT comes from the exons atgctcccgatcaggctgaggaagaggagggggatagatgtggacaccctcatccaagaggTCCAAAATCGGGAGCCACTGTGGAACATGGCGGACCGCCGTCATGCTGACCAGttcatcacccgacggctatgggaggaagtgtgcggtgctgttctggagaactgggaggaacttgacgctggggcccaggatctagcgc gtaacagggttatcgtgcggtggcggtcactcagggatcgcttcaagagggagtttaacaaggagatgcaggccctgagtggatctagaggacgcaggagcaggtacaaatatgccagagccctgtcgttcctccggtcgacgctgctgagcagaag cactgtctgcagcactcgggagcctgcatcagagttgcacccctctggagcgatctcacaGGAGTCCACCACTGGGGACCACGTCGAAAGACccgacccctctgtatctgtaccttcccttttgtttgatccctcggccccatccaccagcgctggagcagcagggcagaCTTTGTCacatgaagctgcaggtgatgtagagttccctttaccccacccctctgacactgccgcaacatctagaacacctttggggtcaggacggcagcgccagagaggtcaggaaaggagctatgtgcctgagtttttgcatctgaatgcagccttccagaatgccatgaagcttttgggtgagcaaacatctgttgg GACCATGTACTTTGTCAAAATTGGTGCAGGGTTAACTGCAAGAGGGTTCTTCCTATCTGTTGCTCTCACCTCACAGTCTGAGAGCATATGGAAG GCTATTCCatatgagaaattgccaagaaatttAAGATTTCCAACAATGGTGTCTATTACtcacttcagaggagagcacaaacaggctctaaccacatAA